One segment of Candidatus Paceibacterota bacterium DNA contains the following:
- a CDS encoding stage II sporulation protein M: protein MTRNFLKIEFFKKTDVDYLRELRRMIVFSSLLFLSSAVYGFFFIFLHPESSQRFLEIFTELSRKIVDLKQHELTILIFFNNGFKIAILIFLGILLGIAPIIFLTANGFLLGVVAFMTQSENGWAIFLKAILPHGIFEIPVLIIAGAMGLELGKSFIKFLNGEDVLIAESKLAFSFFARILLPLLLFAAFVEVFITKTMIISG from the coding sequence ATGACAAGAAATTTTCTAAAAATTGAATTCTTCAAAAAAACAGACGTAGATTATCTGCGAGAACTACGTAGAATGATCGTTTTTTCATCGTTGCTTTTTTTATCTTCGGCTGTTTACGGATTTTTTTTCATTTTTCTGCATCCCGAATCCTCACAAAGATTTTTAGAAATTTTTACCGAACTTTCAAGAAAAATAGTTGACTTAAAACAACACGAGCTGACAATTTTGATTTTCTTTAACAATGGCTTTAAAATCGCCATTTTAATTTTCCTGGGGATTTTATTGGGAATTGCTCCAATAATTTTTTTGACAGCAAACGGCTTCTTACTTGGAGTCGTAGCTTTTATGACGCAATCTGAAAATGGTTGGGCAATTTTCTTGAAAGCCATACTGCCTCACGGAATTTTTGAAATCCCAGTTTTAATAATTGCCGGCGCTATGGGTCTTGAGCTCGGAAAATCTTTTATAAAATTCCTGAACGGCGAGGACGTCTTGATAGCAGAATCTAAATTAGCATTTAGTTTTTTTGCAAGAATTTTGTTGCCTCTTTTGCTTTTTGCGGCTTTTGTAGAAGTTTTCATCACAAAAACTATGATTATTTCTGGATAG